From Effusibacillus lacus, the proteins below share one genomic window:
- a CDS encoding aldehyde ferredoxin oxidoreductase C-terminal domain-containing protein translates to MKILRISMTDLSWREEGLKTEYAALGGRALTSRIIHDEVGGTVHPLGPYNKLVFANGVLTGSLASSAERVSVGGKSPLTGGIKESNSGGTAGIKQGKLGYRAIVFEGVRDDLQIIHISKDGVRFEPADWVCGKPLGETARLLEDKYGSHISYYVIGTSGEMRMNLAGIAIKDKDGSPTRFCGRGGLGAVAGAKGIKAIVLDDAGIDRLRPQKPEQFRAAVKKYTEWLQETPATAKVFPEYGTAALVRTTNKLGALPTFNFKTGSFDKYEEISGEKLRETILERGGEGTPTHACMPGCIIRCSNIYPDQTGATVTTPIEYENIGLLGSNLGIAHLDHIAELNRLCNEYGVDTIETGAVIGVLMEAGVLPFGDFEGARKLLEELNAGTPIGRIVGSGASVAGRVYGVYRVPTVKGQAMPAYDPRAIKGLGVTYATSPMGADHTAGQTIRAQIDHHKPEGQVELSIKAQEAAVLFDSLGLCFFSASAIAGRWSGIAEIVSAYVGTDVKEQELYDMAKETLRIEHAFNRAAGFTQADDRLPEHFYHEVNEASGTLFDVNEEEMLAIGVEGYK, encoded by the coding sequence TTGAAAATCTTGCGGATTTCAATGACCGACTTGAGTTGGCGGGAAGAAGGACTGAAAACGGAATATGCAGCTTTGGGAGGACGGGCTCTTACTTCAAGAATCATCCATGACGAAGTGGGAGGTACAGTTCATCCACTCGGACCTTACAATAAACTGGTGTTTGCAAACGGTGTTCTGACAGGTTCGTTGGCATCCAGCGCGGAACGCGTTTCGGTCGGAGGGAAAAGTCCGTTGACGGGAGGGATCAAAGAAAGCAATTCCGGAGGAACGGCGGGCATCAAACAGGGGAAGTTGGGATATCGCGCCATTGTCTTTGAAGGTGTTCGTGACGATTTGCAGATCATTCACATTTCAAAAGACGGAGTTCGTTTTGAACCGGCCGACTGGGTGTGCGGAAAACCTCTTGGCGAAACCGCCCGTTTGCTCGAAGACAAATACGGGTCCCACATCAGTTATTACGTAATCGGCACTTCTGGCGAAATGCGAATGAATTTGGCGGGTATTGCGATTAAAGACAAAGACGGTTCGCCAACCCGCTTCTGCGGTCGCGGCGGATTGGGTGCCGTAGCAGGGGCCAAAGGGATCAAAGCTATCGTCCTTGATGACGCTGGCATAGACAGGTTGCGACCCCAAAAGCCGGAACAATTTCGCGCGGCAGTCAAAAAATATACCGAGTGGCTGCAGGAAACCCCTGCTACAGCCAAGGTATTCCCCGAATACGGAACTGCAGCGCTTGTCCGTACGACGAACAAGCTGGGGGCGCTCCCGACATTCAACTTCAAGACGGGAAGTTTCGACAAGTATGAAGAAATCAGTGGCGAAAAGCTGCGCGAAACCATTCTGGAACGCGGCGGGGAAGGAACGCCGACACACGCCTGCATGCCGGGATGCATCATACGGTGTTCCAACATTTATCCGGATCAAACAGGGGCCACTGTAACGACTCCAATCGAATATGAAAATATCGGCCTGTTGGGGTCCAATCTTGGCATTGCCCACCTTGACCATATTGCCGAACTGAACCGTCTTTGCAACGAATATGGAGTGGATACGATTGAAACCGGAGCGGTGATAGGAGTTCTGATGGAAGCTGGAGTACTGCCCTTTGGAGATTTCGAAGGGGCCAGGAAATTGCTGGAGGAACTCAACGCCGGAACGCCAATCGGCCGAATTGTCGGCTCCGGGGCATCAGTGGCCGGCCGGGTGTACGGTGTTTATCGTGTTCCGACAGTCAAAGGGCAGGCAATGCCCGCTTATGATCCACGTGCCATTAAAGGCTTGGGGGTCACCTACGCAACGTCACCCATGGGAGCCGACCACACAGCCGGCCAAACGATCCGGGCCCAGATTGACCATCACAAGCCGGAAGGACAGGTGGAACTGTCAATCAAGGCGCAGGAAGCGGCTGTTTTGTTTGACAGTTTAGGCCTTTGTTTCTTCAGCGCTTCCGCCATCGCAGGAAGATGGAGCGGCATTGCCGAGATCGTGTCAGCCTATGTCGGAACAGATGTGAAAGAACAGGAACTGTACGACATGGCGAAGGAAACTCTGCGCATTGAACATGCATTTAACCGTGCCGCCGGATTCACCCAGGCGGATGACCGGTTGCCGGAACATTTCTACCATGAAGTGAACGAGGCAAGCGGAACCCTGTTTGATGTAAACGAAGAGGAAATGCTGGCCATCGGAGTGGAAGGTTACAAATGA
- a CDS encoding MoaD/ThiS family protein codes for MRITIQSFIPWMQELNGEHQIGEGTTIFELLQQLKLEWDRDVLVAINDRIAKADDVLTQGDLVVLLVPLTGG; via the coding sequence ATGAGGATCACCATCCAATCGTTTATCCCCTGGATGCAGGAGTTGAACGGTGAACATCAAATTGGGGAAGGAACCACAATATTCGAACTGCTGCAGCAATTGAAGTTGGAATGGGATCGTGATGTGCTCGTTGCCATTAACGATCGAATAGCAAAAGCGGATGATGTTCTGACGCAGGGAGATCTGGTGGTTCTGCTGGTTCCGTTGACTGGGGGATAA